The following coding sequences are from one Halorubrum sp. BOL3-1 window:
- a CDS encoding RNA-binding protein, producing the protein MEVKSRHHLRSDEITAIREAVADHLGVDIDGETFEFVEFVDAGYELVLVDGDPAVFYVDDDEPFLTVRGANDFDPETGVVTVDAGAISFVSDGADVMRPGIVEADPGIPEADLVVITEETHGKVLAVGRAMVDGDEMVGDSGKVVESVHHVGDDLYEFSV; encoded by the coding sequence ATGGAAGTGAAATCACGGCACCACCTCCGGAGCGACGAGATCACGGCGATCCGCGAGGCGGTCGCAGACCACCTCGGGGTCGACATCGACGGGGAGACGTTCGAGTTCGTGGAGTTCGTCGACGCGGGCTACGAGCTCGTCTTAGTCGACGGCGACCCCGCCGTCTTCTACGTCGACGACGACGAGCCGTTCCTCACCGTCCGGGGGGCGAACGACTTCGACCCGGAGACGGGCGTCGTCACGGTCGACGCGGGCGCCATCTCGTTCGTCTCCGACGGCGCCGACGTGATGCGTCCCGGCATCGTCGAGGCCGACCCGGGAATCCCCGAGGCCGACCTCGTCGTGATCACCGAAGAGACCCACGGGAAGGTGCTCGCGGTCGGCCGCGCGATGGTCGACGGCGACGAGATGGTCGGTGACAGCGGGAAGGTCGTCGAGTCGGTTCACCACGTCGGCGACGACCTCTACGAGTTCTCCGTCTGA
- a CDS encoding 2Fe-2S iron-sulfur cluster-binding protein: protein MLGPLAIVAITTIVNPLAIVLAAVATLLIVLVTSVKGTGWEPTTDISEKVLERRASAVPETEFPEPGNRAVGGGGGGGAIPAGADVEEGELEEGGTVSSGPGDVPEDEVEYFEVEFVKQGETVEISNDQPILEQGEDQGWDMPYACRQGQCVSCAGRIADGPSEDFVEHDDQQMLEEAEIDDGYTLTCVAYPRDSFSIETGEAP, encoded by the coding sequence ATGCTTGGCCCACTGGCGATCGTAGCGATCACGACGATCGTGAACCCGCTCGCGATCGTGCTCGCGGCGGTCGCGACGCTGCTCATCGTCCTCGTCACCTCGGTGAAGGGGACGGGGTGGGAACCCACGACCGACATCTCCGAGAAGGTGCTCGAACGCCGCGCGTCCGCGGTTCCGGAGACGGAGTTCCCGGAACCGGGCAACCGCGCGGTCGGCGGCGGTGGCGGCGGCGGCGCGATACCGGCCGGGGCCGACGTCGAGGAGGGCGAACTCGAAGAGGGCGGAACCGTCAGCTCCGGTCCCGGCGACGTCCCCGAAGACGAGGTTGAGTACTTCGAGGTCGAGTTCGTCAAACAGGGCGAGACGGTCGAAATCTCGAACGACCAGCCCATCCTCGAACAGGGCGAAGACCAGGGTTGGGACATGCCGTACGCCTGTCGACAGGGCCAGTGCGTCTCCTGTGCCGGCCGGATTGCGGACGGACCATCCGAGGACTTCGTCGAACACGACGACCAGCAGATGCTCGAAGAAGCCGAGATCGACGACGGCTACACGCTCACCTGCGTCGCCTACCCGCGCGACTCCTTCAGCATCGAGACGGGTGAGGCGCCGTAG